A window from Solanum stenotomum isolate F172 chromosome 7, ASM1918654v1, whole genome shotgun sequence encodes these proteins:
- the LOC125871466 gene encoding zinc finger protein CONSTANS-LIKE 13 produces MTELKKDQENHHQQEQEQEPQSQHLCDFCGNNTALLYCRADSAKLCFTCDREVHSTNRLFTKHTRWLLCNLCDSSPASILCCTESSVLCQNCDWESHNKQLSLHERRPLEGFSGCPSVSELLSILGFEDLGKKELLYGGDGSYGFSDWVIWDTPSVVSLDDLIANNDSEHNFQAIGVPPLPKNRNAACGKHKEEILSQLRELSKLEPNSGDDQDETVPTIRFQSMEPVQNCPLRFKGLGFMQNSDQHVVPSSEGSAFHWHGDTGEFADQGFSSSLADCFIETKCLLPDRDSDVCDASGGGNEEQSHHPPTAETFQMVPKVVHRELNSQERETAVSRYKEKKKTRRYEKHIRYESRKARAETRTRIKGRFAKMDYRDSSVHQ; encoded by the exons ATGACTGAACTgaaaaaagatcaagaaaatcATCATCAGCAGGAGCAGGAGCAGGAGCCACAAAGTCAACATCTTTGTGATTTTTGTGGAAACAACACAGCACTTTTGTATTGCAGAGCAGATTCAGCTAAGCTCTGTTTTACCTGTGACCGTGAAGTTCATTCAACTAATCGGCTTTTCACTAAACATACTCGTTGGTTACTCTGTAATCTTTGTGATTCTTCTCCAGCTTCTATACTGTGTTGTACAGAGAGCTCTGTTTTGTGTCAAAATTGTGATTGGGAATCTCATAATAAACAATTGTCTCTACATGAAAGGAGGCCACTTGAGGGGTTTAGCGGATGTCCTTCTGTCTCTGAGCTGTTGTCGATTCTTGGATTTGAAGATTTGGGGAAGAAGGAACTTTTGTATGGCGGTGATGGAAGTTATGGTTTCTCTGATTGGGTTATTTGGGATACTCCTTCTGTTGTTAGTCTTGATGATCTGATTGCTAATAATGATTCTGAACATAATTTTCAAGCTATTGGGGTTCCTCCTCTACCTAAG AACCGAAATGCTGCTTGTGGAAAACACAAGGAAGAAATACTTAGTCAGCTTCGCGAATTATCAAAGTTGGAACCAAATTCTGGTGATGATCAAGATGAAACTGTACCAACTATAAGATTTCAATCTATGGAACCTGTCCAAAATTGTCCGTTGAGATTTAAAGGTTTGGGATTTATGCAGAATTCAGATCAACATGTAGTTCCTTCATCTGAG GGAAGTGCCTTTCATTGGCACGGTGATACTGGTGAATTCGCAGATCAAggcttttcttcttctttagcgGACTGCTTCATTGAGACAAAGTGCTTACTTCCCGACAGAGATTCAGATGTTTGTGATGCTTCCGGTGGAGGAAATGAAGAACAATCTCATCATCCTCCTACTGCTGAAACATTTCAAATGGTACCTAAAGTTGTTCATCGCGAGTTAAACAGCCAAGAAAGAGAAACTGCTGTGTCACGGTacaaggagaagaagaaaacaaggaG ATATGAGAAGCATATTAGGTACGAGTCAAGGAAGGCTCGTGCAGAAACTAGAACGCGAATCAAGGGACGTTTTGCCAAGATGGATTACAGGGATTCCTCCGTGCATCAGTAA
- the LOC125870875 gene encoding CASP-like protein 1E1, producing MKTLETSNGASGSNEGKNRCDEEMVKCRRYEMILRIMGLIFTLVAAIVAGSNKDTESVAISLVDGLPPLHLTLTAKWSYMSSTVYFVAVNAIACAYAAISMAFIALIGGGRERNWKGSILVVALDLTMLALLFSANGASASIGLIALNGNSHTQWHKVCYAFKRYCIQGGAALVISMFGSFFFFCIVLLFTYNLHRTTLNY from the exons ATGAAGACATTGGAGACAAGCAATGGGGCAAGTGGTTCTAATGAGGGAAAAAATAGATGTGATGAAGAAATGGTTAAGTGTAGAAGATATGAAATGATTTTGAGAATTATGGGGCTAATTTTTACTTTAGTTGCTGCTATTGTGGCTGGTTCTAATAAGGATACTGAATCAGTTGCAATATCTCTTGTAGATGGATTGCCTCCTTTGCACCTAACTCTAACTGCCAAATGGAGTTATATGTCTTCCACTGT GTACTTTGTGGCTGTGAATGCGATAGCATGTGCATATGCAGCGATATCTATGGCGTTTATAGCTCTAATAGGAGGAGGTAGAGAAAGAAATTGGAAAGGCTCTATCCTTGTTGTTGCTCTAGACTTGACTATGCTGGCATTACTTTTTTCAGCCAACGGGGCGTCGGCTTCAATTGGACTCATTGCTTTGAATGGAAACTCACACACTCAATGGCACAAAGTTTGTTATGCTTTCAAGAGATATTGTATCCAAGGGGGAGCTGCTCTTGTTATATCTATGTTTGgttcattcttctttttttgcatTGTGTTGCTATTCACTTATAATCTTCATAGAACTACTTTAAATTATTAA